One Citrobacter amalonaticus genomic window carries:
- a CDS encoding maltose/glucose-specific PTS transporter subunit IIC: MMQMFSGASSGGWFEKAQRFGKSFMLPIAVLPAAGLLLGIGGALSNPNTLTAYPFLDVDWLQAIFTIMTSAGSIVFANLSVLFAVGVAVGLAKTDKGTAGLAALLAFLVMNATINALLTLNGTLAHENPGAVGQGMTLGIQTLETGVFGGVVMGLVTCALHSRFNKVSLPQFLGFFSGSRFVPIISSLAAIVVGAVMTVVWPHFQKLIFGLGGLVDATGYLGTLLYGFILRMLGPLGLHHIFYLPFWTTALGGSEIVNGQLVEGTQRIFFAQLADPNTQQFYAGTARFMSGRFITMMFGLLGACLAMYHTAKPENRKVVAGLLLSAALTSFLTGITEPIEFSFLFVAPVLYVIHAFFDGLAFMIAHILHITIGQTFSGGLIDFLLFGVLQGEAKTNWMYVPMVGIPWFFLYYFTFRYLITRFGWLTPGRENTAPVESGLPQSERAAAVIAGLGGKENLEEVDCCATRLRVTVKESSKVDEAALKATGARGVIIRGNGVQVIYGPHVTIIKNEVEEILS, from the coding sequence ATGATGCAAATGTTTAGCGGCGCCTCATCGGGGGGATGGTTTGAAAAAGCGCAGCGGTTCGGCAAATCCTTCATGCTGCCGATTGCGGTATTGCCCGCAGCAGGACTGTTGTTAGGGATTGGCGGCGCGTTGTCAAATCCAAACACATTGACGGCTTATCCGTTTTTAGATGTCGACTGGTTGCAGGCAATCTTCACGATCATGACCAGCGCAGGTTCTATTGTGTTTGCCAACCTGTCAGTACTCTTTGCGGTCGGTGTCGCCGTGGGGCTGGCGAAAACGGATAAAGGCACTGCCGGGCTTGCGGCATTGCTGGCATTTCTGGTGATGAACGCCACCATCAACGCCTTATTAACGCTCAATGGAACGCTGGCGCACGAGAACCCCGGTGCAGTTGGCCAGGGGATGACGCTGGGTATTCAGACGCTGGAAACGGGCGTGTTTGGTGGGGTGGTGATGGGTCTTGTCACCTGCGCGTTGCATAGCCGTTTCAATAAAGTCTCACTACCTCAGTTTCTCGGTTTTTTTAGCGGTTCGCGTTTTGTACCGATTATCAGCTCCCTTGCCGCGATAGTCGTGGGTGCGGTTATGACGGTGGTGTGGCCGCATTTCCAGAAACTCATTTTTGGACTGGGCGGTCTGGTGGATGCGACGGGCTATCTGGGGACGCTGTTGTACGGCTTCATCCTGCGTATGCTTGGTCCACTGGGTTTACACCATATCTTTTATTTGCCGTTCTGGACGACGGCGCTGGGCGGTAGCGAAATCGTCAACGGCCAGTTGGTTGAAGGTACGCAGCGGATTTTCTTTGCCCAACTTGCCGATCCGAATACGCAGCAGTTCTATGCGGGTACCGCGCGCTTTATGTCCGGGCGCTTTATCACCATGATGTTTGGCCTGCTTGGCGCATGTCTGGCGATGTACCACACCGCAAAGCCGGAGAATAGAAAGGTTGTCGCCGGACTGCTTTTGTCGGCAGCCCTGACCTCTTTCCTGACGGGAATCACTGAGCCCATTGAGTTTTCCTTCCTGTTTGTCGCGCCCGTGTTATACGTCATTCACGCCTTCTTCGATGGTCTGGCGTTTATGATCGCCCATATTTTACATATCACGATTGGGCAAACCTTTTCGGGCGGGCTTATCGATTTCCTCCTCTTCGGCGTGTTACAGGGAGAAGCTAAAACCAACTGGATGTACGTCCCTATGGTGGGAATACCGTGGTTCTTCCTTTACTACTTCACCTTCCGCTATTTGATCACCCGCTTTGGCTGGCTGACGCCGGGTCGTGAGAACACAGCCCCGGTTGAATCTGGCCTGCCGCAAAGTGAACGTGCAGCGGCAGTCATCGCTGGGCTGGGAGGCAAAGAGAATCTGGAAGAGGTGGACTGTTGCGCCACGCGCCTGCGCGTGACGGTGAAAGAGAGCAGCAAGGTAGATGAAGCGGCGCTGAAAGCGACCGGAGCGCGTGGCGTGATTATTCGCGGCAACGGCGTTCAGGTGATTTATGGCCCGCATGTCACCATCATTAAAAACGAAGTTGAAGAGATTTTATCGTAA
- a CDS encoding MurR/RpiR family transcriptional regulator: MSENENLLLRLRQSVDGYSRTQQKLGEFVLSDPAKVVYLTITELARESGTSEASVTRLCRTLGCKGYNEFKMALALDLRQGQSVEHSGDEIDNVVNESVQALQDTAKLLDRPLLEAAAFALHQAQSVQIYGVAASAILGEYLHYKLLRLGKPAQLFSDMHRAAMNATTLSKNTLVVAISSSGSTRDLLHVVKLARKQGVRVLALSNTPRSPLASLSDIQLVAAKPEGPLSAGALNAKVGVMLLIELLTTSLIALDEKYSDVSQQTASATLPLLL, encoded by the coding sequence ATGTCAGAAAATGAAAACCTGCTGCTGAGATTGCGCCAGAGCGTTGATGGATATAGCCGAACACAACAGAAGCTAGGAGAGTTTGTACTTAGCGATCCGGCAAAAGTTGTCTACCTGACGATTACCGAACTGGCGCGTGAAAGCGGCACCAGCGAGGCTAGCGTCACACGTCTGTGTCGAACGCTGGGGTGTAAGGGCTATAACGAATTCAAAATGGCGCTGGCACTCGATCTCCGACAAGGACAGTCTGTAGAGCACAGCGGTGATGAGATTGACAATGTGGTCAATGAATCCGTGCAAGCGCTGCAGGACACCGCAAAATTACTCGACAGGCCCCTACTGGAAGCAGCCGCGTTTGCACTGCATCAGGCTCAGTCAGTGCAGATTTATGGCGTAGCGGCCAGTGCCATTCTGGGGGAATATTTACATTACAAACTCCTGCGTCTGGGAAAACCCGCACAGTTGTTCAGCGACATGCATCGTGCTGCCATGAACGCCACAACGCTGAGTAAAAACACGCTCGTGGTGGCGATTTCCAGTTCAGGCTCCACGCGCGATCTACTGCATGTCGTAAAACTGGCGCGTAAGCAAGGTGTGCGCGTACTGGCGCTGAGTAATACGCCGCGCAGCCCGTTAGCGTCGCTGAGTGATATTCAACTGGTCGCGGCCAAACCAGAAGGTCCCTTGAGTGCCGGCGCGCTAAACGCCAAGGTGGGAGTGATGCTGTTGATAGAACTGCTCACGACATCGCTGATTGCGTTGGATGAAAAGTACAGCGATGTGAGCCAGCAAACGGCCAGCGCGACCCTACCGCTACTGCTTTAA
- the eno gene encoding phosphopyruvate hydratase, which produces MSKIVKVIGREIIDSRGNPTVEAEVHLEGGFVGMAAAPSGASTGSREALELRDGDKSRFMGKGVLKAVGAVNGPIAQAILGKDAKDQAGIDKIMIDLDGTENKSNFGANAILAVSLANAKAAAAAKGMPLYEHIAELNGTPGKYSMPVPMMNIINGGEHADNNVDIQEFMIQPVGAKTLKEAVRMGSEVFHNLAKVLKAKGMNTAVGDEGGYAPNLGSNAEALAVIAEAVKAAGYELGKDITLAMDCAASEFYKDGKYVLAGEGNKAFTSEEFTHFLEDLTKQYPIVSIEDGLDESDWDGFAYQTKVLGDKIQLVGDDLFVTNTKILKEGIEKGIVNSILIKFNQIGSLTETLAAIKMAKDAGYTAVISHRSGETEDATIADLAVGTAAGQIKTGSMSRSDRVAKYNQLIRIEEALGEKAPYNGRKEIKGQ; this is translated from the coding sequence ATGTCCAAAATCGTTAAAGTCATCGGTCGTGAAATCATCGACTCCCGTGGTAACCCGACTGTTGAAGCCGAAGTACACCTGGAAGGTGGTTTCGTCGGTATGGCAGCAGCTCCGTCAGGTGCTTCTACGGGCTCCCGCGAAGCGCTGGAACTGCGCGATGGCGACAAATCCCGCTTCATGGGTAAAGGCGTACTGAAAGCTGTTGGCGCGGTTAACGGCCCGATCGCTCAGGCTATCCTTGGCAAAGATGCCAAAGATCAGGCTGGCATCGACAAGATCATGATCGATCTGGACGGTACTGAAAACAAATCCAACTTCGGTGCGAACGCCATCCTGGCGGTGTCTCTGGCTAACGCCAAAGCGGCGGCTGCTGCTAAAGGCATGCCGCTGTACGAGCACATCGCTGAGCTGAACGGTACTCCGGGCAAATACTCCATGCCGGTTCCGATGATGAACATCATCAACGGTGGTGAGCACGCTGACAACAACGTCGACATCCAGGAATTCATGATTCAGCCGGTTGGCGCGAAAACCCTGAAAGAAGCCGTACGTATGGGTTCTGAAGTGTTCCACAACCTGGCTAAAGTGCTGAAAGCGAAAGGCATGAACACCGCTGTGGGTGACGAAGGTGGCTATGCGCCGAACCTGGGCTCCAACGCTGAAGCGCTGGCTGTCATTGCTGAAGCGGTTAAAGCTGCTGGCTACGAGCTGGGCAAAGACATCACTCTGGCGATGGACTGTGCAGCATCTGAATTCTACAAAGACGGTAAATACGTTCTGGCTGGCGAAGGCAACAAAGCGTTCACCTCTGAAGAATTCACTCACTTCCTGGAAGACCTGACCAAACAGTACCCGATCGTTTCTATCGAAGACGGTCTGGACGAGTCTGACTGGGACGGTTTTGCATACCAGACCAAAGTACTGGGCGACAAAATCCAGCTGGTTGGTGACGATCTGTTCGTAACCAACACCAAGATCCTGAAAGAAGGTATCGAAAAAGGCATCGTTAACTCCATCCTGATCAAATTCAACCAGATCGGTTCTCTGACCGAAACGCTGGCTGCAATCAAGATGGCGAAAGACGCTGGCTACACGGCTGTGATCTCTCACCGTTCCGGTGAAACTGAAGACGCTACCATCGCTGACCTGGCTGTGGGTACCGCTGCAGGCCAGATCAAAACCGGTTCTATGAGCCGTTCTGACCGCGTTGCTAAATACAACCAGCTGATTCGTATCGAAGAAGCGCTGGGTGAAAAAGCACCGTACAACGGTCGTAAAGAGATCAAAGGTCAGTAA
- the pyrG gene encoding glutamine hydrolyzing CTP synthase has protein sequence MTTNYIFVTGGVVSSLGKGIAAASLAAILEARGLNVTIMKLDPYINVDPGTMSPIQHGEVFVTEDGAETDLDLGHYERFIRTKMSRRNNFTTGRIYSDVLRKERRGDYLGATVQVIPHITNAIKERVLEGGEGHDVVLVEIGGTVGDIESLPFLEAIRQMAVEIGREHTLFMHLTLVPYMAAAGEVKTKPTQHSVKELLSIGIQPDILICRSDRAVPANERAKIALFCNVPEKAVISLKDVDSIYKIPGMLKSQGLDDYICKRFSLECPEANLAEWEQVIYEEANPAGEVTIGMVGKYIELPDAYKSVIEALKHGGLKNRVTVNIKLIDSQDVETRGVEILKDLDAILIPGGFGYRGVEGKIATARYARENNIPYLGICLGMQVALIEFARNVAGMDNANSTEFVPDCKYPVVALITEWRDEDGNVEVRTEKSDLGGTMRLGAQQCQLGDDSLVRQLYGTPTIVERHRHRYEVNNMLLKQIEAAGLRVAGRSGDDQLVEIIEVPNHPWFVACQFHPEFTSTPRDGHPLFAGFVKAASEHQKRQAK, from the coding sequence ATGACAACGAACTATATTTTTGTGACCGGCGGGGTCGTATCCTCTCTGGGTAAAGGCATTGCCGCAGCCTCCCTCGCAGCCATTCTTGAAGCCCGTGGCCTCAACGTGACCATCATGAAACTGGATCCGTATATCAACGTCGATCCTGGCACCATGAGCCCAATCCAACACGGGGAAGTGTTCGTTACTGAAGACGGCGCTGAAACCGACCTGGACCTGGGTCACTACGAGCGTTTCATTCGCACTAAAATGAGCCGCCGCAACAACTTCACCACGGGTCGTATCTACTCTGACGTTCTGCGTAAAGAGCGCCGTGGCGACTATCTGGGCGCGACCGTACAGGTTATCCCGCACATCACCAATGCCATCAAAGAACGCGTGCTGGAAGGTGGCGAAGGCCATGACGTTGTTCTGGTTGAAATCGGCGGCACCGTCGGTGATATCGAATCTCTGCCGTTCCTTGAAGCGATTCGCCAGATGGCCGTTGAAATTGGCCGTGAACACACCCTGTTTATGCATCTGACGCTGGTTCCGTACATGGCGGCGGCAGGCGAAGTGAAAACAAAACCGACACAGCACTCTGTAAAAGAGCTGCTCTCTATCGGTATTCAGCCTGATATCCTGATTTGCCGCTCTGACCGCGCTGTCCCGGCTAACGAACGTGCGAAAATTGCATTGTTCTGTAACGTTCCGGAAAAAGCGGTGATTTCTCTGAAAGATGTCGATTCCATCTATAAAATTCCAGGCATGTTGAAATCGCAGGGCCTGGACGATTATATTTGTAAACGATTCAGCTTAGAGTGTCCGGAAGCTAACCTGGCCGAATGGGAACAGGTTATTTACGAAGAAGCGAACCCGGCAGGCGAAGTCACGATTGGGATGGTCGGCAAGTACATTGAACTGCCGGATGCCTATAAATCCGTGATTGAAGCGCTGAAACATGGCGGTCTGAAAAATCGCGTGACCGTCAACATCAAGCTGATTGATTCGCAGGATGTTGAAACGCGCGGTGTCGAAATCCTGAAAGATTTGGACGCTATCCTGATCCCTGGCGGCTTCGGCTACCGTGGTGTAGAAGGGAAGATCGCGACTGCACGCTATGCGCGTGAGAACAATATTCCTTATCTGGGCATTTGCCTGGGTATGCAGGTTGCGTTGATTGAGTTTGCGCGTAATGTCGCCGGTATGGACAACGCCAACTCGACGGAATTTGTGCCAGACTGTAAGTACCCGGTTGTGGCGCTGATTACCGAATGGCGTGACGAAGACGGTAACGTTGAAGTCCGTACCGAGAAGAGCGATCTGGGCGGCACCATGCGTCTTGGCGCGCAGCAGTGTCAGCTTGGCGACGATAGTCTGGTCCGTCAGTTGTACGGCACGCCGACTATTGTTGAGCGTCATCGCCATCGTTACGAAGTCAACAATATGCTGTTGAAACAGATTGAAGCTGCGGGTCTGCGCGTTGCAGGCCGTTCCGGTGATGATCAGTTGGTCGAGATCATTGAGGTACCGAATCATCCGTGGTTCGTGGCCTGTCAGTTCCATCCGGAATTTACTTCCACGCCACGTGATGGACATCCGCTGTTTGCTGGCTTTGTGAAAGCCGCCAGCGAGCATCAGAAGCGTCAGGCGAAGTAA
- the mazG gene encoding nucleoside triphosphate pyrophosphohydrolase, whose protein sequence is MTQIDRLLGIMQRLRDPETGCPWDNEQTFATLAPYTLEETYEVLDAISREDFDDLRGELGDLLFQVVFYAQIAQEEGRFDFNDICAAISDKLERRHPHVFAEASARNSSEVLARWEQIKTGERAEKAQHSALDDIPRSLPALMRAQKIQKRCSNVGFDWTTLGPVVDKVYEEIDEVMHEARQVVVDQAKLEEEMGDLLFATVNMARHLGTKAETALQKANEKFERRFREVERIVAARGLEMTGVDLETMEEVWQQVKRQEIDL, encoded by the coding sequence ATGACTCAAATTGACCGCCTGCTTGGCATCATGCAACGCCTGCGCGACCCGGAAACCGGCTGTCCGTGGGATAACGAACAGACTTTCGCCACGCTCGCCCCTTACACCCTTGAAGAAACCTACGAAGTGCTCGACGCGATTTCCCGTGAGGATTTTGACGACCTGCGCGGCGAACTGGGCGATCTGCTGTTTCAGGTGGTGTTTTACGCGCAGATAGCCCAGGAAGAAGGGCGCTTTGATTTCAATGATATTTGTGCCGCTATCAGTGACAAACTTGAGCGCCGCCATCCGCATGTTTTTGCCGAGGCTTCCGCCCGCAACAGCAGTGAAGTGCTGGCCCGCTGGGAACAAATCAAAACAGGCGAACGGGCGGAAAAAGCGCAGCATTCTGCCCTCGATGATATTCCGCGCAGTTTACCCGCGCTGATGCGGGCGCAGAAAATCCAGAAACGCTGTTCGAATGTCGGTTTTGACTGGACGACGCTGGGGCCGGTGGTTGATAAGGTGTACGAAGAGATCGACGAGGTCATGCATGAGGCCCGGCAGGTCGTTGTCGACCAGGCTAAACTGGAAGAGGAAATGGGCGATTTGCTGTTTGCCACCGTCAATATGGCCCGTCATTTAGGCACCAAAGCGGAGACCGCGCTGCAAAAAGCCAACGAAAAGTTCGAGCGGCGTTTTCGTGAGGTCGAACGGATTGTGGCGGCGCGGGGCCTGGAAATGACTGGTGTTGACCTGGAAACGATGGAAGAAGTCTGGCAGCAGGTAAAACGGCAGGAAATTGATCTCTAA
- the relA gene encoding GTP diphosphokinase, whose amino-acid sequence MVAVRSAHLNKAGEFDPKKWIESLGITSQQSCERLAETWAYCLQQTQGHPDAELLLWRGVEMVEILSTLSMDIDTLRAALLFPLADANVVSEDTLQESVGKSIVNLIHGVRDMAAIRQLKATHTDSVSSEQVDNVRRMLLAMVDDFRCVVIKLAERIAHLREVKDAPEDERVLAAKECTNIYAPLANRLGIGQLKWELEDYCFRYLHPAEYKRIAKLLHERRIDREHYIEEFVGHLRSEMKTEGVKAEVYGRPKHIYSIWRKMQKKHLAFDELFDVRAVRIVAERLQDCYAALGIVHTHYRHLPDEFDDYVANPKPNGYQSIHTVVLGPGGKTVEIQIRTKQMHEDAELGVAAHWKYKEGAAAGGARSGHEDRIAWLRKLIAWQEEMADSGEMLDEVRSQVFDDRVYVFTPKGDVVDLPAGSTPLDFAYHIHSDVGHRCIGAKIGGRIVPFTYQLQMGDQIEIITQKQPNPSRDWLNPNLGYVTTSRGRSKIHAWFRKQDRDKNILAGRQILDDELSHLGISLKEAEKHLLPRYNFNELEELLAAIGGGDIRLNQMVNFLQSQFNKPSAAEEDAAALKQLQQKTHAPQNRRKDDGRVVVEGVGNLMHHIARCCQPIPGDEIVGFITQGRGISVHRADCEQLVELRAHAPERLVEAVWGESYSAGYSLVVRVQANDRSGLLRDITTILANEKVNVLGVASRSDTKQQLATIDMTIEIYNLQVLGRVLSKLNQVPDVIDARRLHGN is encoded by the coding sequence ATGGTTGCGGTAAGAAGTGCACATTTAAACAAAGCTGGGGAATTTGACCCGAAAAAGTGGATCGAAAGTCTTGGGATCACCAGCCAGCAGTCATGTGAACGCTTAGCCGAAACCTGGGCGTATTGCCTGCAACAGACACAGGGGCATCCAGATGCGGAACTGCTGCTGTGGCGTGGCGTGGAGATGGTGGAAATCCTCTCGACGCTGAGTATGGATATCGACACGCTGCGGGCTGCGCTACTGTTCCCTCTGGCAGATGCCAATGTCGTTAGCGAAGATACCCTGCAGGAAAGCGTAGGTAAGTCTATCGTCAATCTGATTCATGGCGTGCGTGACATGGCGGCCATTCGCCAACTGAAAGCGACCCATACCGATTCCGTCTCCTCCGAGCAGGTCGACAACGTGCGGCGCATGCTGCTGGCGATGGTCGACGATTTCCGCTGCGTGGTCATTAAACTTGCCGAACGAATCGCTCATCTGCGCGAGGTGAAAGACGCGCCGGAAGATGAGCGCGTGCTGGCGGCGAAAGAGTGCACCAATATCTACGCGCCGCTGGCGAACCGATTAGGCATCGGGCAGTTGAAGTGGGAGCTGGAAGATTATTGCTTCCGCTATCTGCATCCTGCCGAGTACAAACGCATTGCCAAACTGCTGCACGAACGCCGTATCGATCGTGAGCATTACATAGAAGAGTTCGTGGGGCATCTGCGCTCAGAGATGAAAACGGAAGGCGTAAAGGCGGAAGTGTACGGGCGCCCGAAACACATCTACAGCATCTGGCGAAAAATGCAGAAAAAGCATCTGGCATTTGATGAGCTGTTTGACGTCCGCGCCGTGCGTATCGTCGCCGAGCGATTGCAGGATTGTTACGCCGCGCTGGGGATTGTGCACACGCACTATCGCCATCTGCCGGATGAGTTTGACGACTATGTCGCCAACCCGAAACCGAATGGCTATCAGTCGATTCACACCGTGGTGTTGGGGCCGGGCGGCAAAACGGTTGAGATCCAGATTCGCACCAAGCAGATGCACGAGGATGCCGAGCTGGGCGTCGCCGCGCACTGGAAGTACAAAGAAGGCGCAGCCGCAGGCGGAGCGCGTTCCGGCCATGAGGATCGCATTGCCTGGCTGCGTAAGCTGATCGCCTGGCAGGAAGAGATGGCGGACTCTGGCGAAATGCTCGACGAAGTGCGCAGTCAGGTGTTTGACGATCGGGTCTACGTCTTTACGCCGAAAGGCGATGTCGTGGATCTGCCCGCTGGCTCCACGCCGCTCGACTTTGCGTATCACATTCACAGTGATGTGGGGCACCGTTGTATTGGGGCGAAAATCGGTGGGCGCATCGTGCCGTTTACCTATCAGTTGCAGATGGGCGATCAGATCGAAATCATCACCCAGAAACAGCCGAACCCGAGCCGTGACTGGCTGAATCCGAACCTGGGCTATGTGACGACCAGCCGTGGGCGCTCGAAAATCCACGCCTGGTTCCGCAAACAGGATCGGGACAAGAACATCCTTGCCGGACGGCAGATTCTGGACGACGAGTTGTCGCATTTAGGGATCAGCCTGAAAGAAGCGGAAAAGCATCTGCTGCCGCGCTACAACTTCAACGAGCTGGAGGAACTGCTGGCGGCGATTGGCGGGGGCGATATCCGTCTGAATCAGATGGTGAACTTCCTGCAATCGCAGTTCAACAAACCGAGCGCCGCCGAAGAAGATGCCGCCGCGCTGAAACAGCTTCAGCAGAAAACGCATGCTCCGCAGAACCGGCGTAAAGACGATGGTCGTGTCGTTGTGGAAGGCGTAGGTAATCTGATGCATCACATTGCCCGCTGCTGCCAGCCGATTCCGGGCGATGAGATTGTTGGATTCATTACCCAGGGCCGCGGGATTTCCGTCCATCGGGCGGACTGTGAGCAACTGGTCGAACTGCGTGCGCATGCGCCGGAACGCCTTGTGGAGGCCGTCTGGGGCGAAAGCTATTCGGCGGGATATTCGCTGGTGGTGCGCGTACAGGCCAACGATCGCAGCGGCTTACTGCGTGATATCACGACGATTCTGGCAAACGAGAAGGTCAATGTGCTCGGCGTTGCCAGTCGTAGCGATACCAAACAGCAGCTTGCTACTATCGATATGACGATTGAAATCTACAACCTGCAGGTGCTGGGACGCGTGCTCAGCAAGTTGAATCAGGTACCCGATGTGATTGACGCGCGTCGTTTGCACGGCAATTAA
- the rlmD gene encoding 23S rRNA (uracil(1939)-C(5))-methyltransferase RlmD, translated as MAQFYSAKRRVTTRQIITVTVNDLDSFGQGVARHNGKTLFIPGLLPQESADVAITEDKKQYAKAQVKRRLNDSPDRVTPRCPHFGICGGCQQQHASIELQQRSKSAALSRLMNNNVTEVIADAPWGYRRRARLSLNYQPKTQQFQMGFRKSASSDIVDVRQCPILAPQLEALLPDLRACLGSLQGIRHLGHVELVQAGSGTLMILRHTAPLSGADNEKLERFSHSKGLSLYLAPQSEILETVSGQTPWYESNGLRLNFSPRDFIQVNAGVNQKMVTSALEWLDVQPGDRVLDLFCGMGNFTLPLATRAASVVGVEGVPALVEKGRENAQQNGLHNVTFFHENLEEDVTRQPWAKNGFDKILLDPARAGAAGVMQHIIKLQPGRIVYVSCNPATLARDSEALLRAGYQIQRLAMLDMFPHTGHLESMVLFEHS; from the coding sequence ATGGCGCAATTCTACTCTGCAAAACGGCGCGTGACGACGCGCCAGATCATAACCGTTACCGTCAATGACCTCGATTCTTTTGGTCAGGGCGTTGCGCGACACAACGGAAAGACGTTGTTTATCCCCGGATTGTTGCCGCAGGAAAGTGCGGACGTGGCGATCACCGAAGATAAAAAACAGTACGCGAAAGCCCAGGTTAAGCGCCGTTTGAATGATAGCCCGGATCGCGTCACGCCGCGCTGTCCGCACTTTGGCATTTGCGGCGGCTGTCAGCAACAGCACGCCAGCATCGAACTGCAGCAGCGCAGTAAAAGCGCCGCGCTGTCACGCCTGATGAACAACAATGTCACTGAGGTGATCGCCGATGCGCCGTGGGGCTATCGCCGCCGCGCTCGGTTAAGTCTCAACTACCAGCCGAAGACCCAGCAGTTCCAGATGGGGTTTCGCAAGTCAGCGTCCAGCGACATCGTTGATGTCAGACAGTGCCCCATTCTGGCGCCCCAACTTGAAGCATTGCTGCCCGATCTCAGGGCATGCCTCGGCAGCCTGCAGGGAATTCGCCATCTGGGACACGTTGAACTGGTGCAGGCAGGCAGCGGCACGCTGATGATTCTGCGCCATACCGCGCCGTTAAGCGGCGCGGATAACGAAAAACTGGAACGCTTTTCGCATTCAAAGGGACTGTCTCTGTATCTGGCGCCGCAAAGCGAGATACTGGAAACGGTTTCTGGTCAGACGCCCTGGTATGAATCAAACGGGCTACGCTTAAACTTTAGTCCGCGTGATTTTATTCAGGTCAATGCAGGGGTGAACCAGAAAATGGTGACCAGCGCGCTGGAATGGCTGGACGTACAGCCTGGCGATCGCGTGCTGGATCTCTTCTGCGGGATGGGCAATTTTACACTCCCGCTGGCAACCCGGGCGGCAAGCGTCGTCGGGGTGGAAGGCGTACCTGCGCTGGTGGAAAAAGGGCGCGAAAATGCACAACAAAATGGGTTACACAATGTGACATTCTTTCATGAAAATCTTGAAGAGGATGTTACCCGACAGCCGTGGGCCAAAAACGGTTTTGATAAAATCTTGCTCGACCCTGCGCGCGCAGGGGCTGCGGGCGTGATGCAACATATTATAAAATTGCAGCCTGGCCGTATTGTTTATGTATCCTGTAATCCTGCCACGCTGGCGCGTGATAGTGAGGCGTTATTACGCGCAGGATACCAGATACAGCGGCTGGCGATGCTCGACATGTTCCCCCACACGGGACACCTGGAATCGATGGTATTGTTTGAGCATTCATAA